The region GCACGGAGTGCTCCGCGTCGTACTCGCGGTACGTGACGCGCGAGCCCAGGCGCTCCAGGTGGTCGCGCGCGGCGCGGCCGTGGGCGGCGGGCACCACCGGGTCCCGGGTTCCGTGTGCCAGCATCGCGGGCAGGCCGCGCACCCGGTGGGCGGCCGCGGCCGCGGGCAGCACCTCGGGGATCACGCGGCCGCTCATGGCCACCACGCCCGCCAGCCGCTCGGGCTCGGTGAGGGCCACGCACAGGGCCAGCGCCGCGCCCTGGCTGTGGCCGCACAGGTACGCGCGAGCCGGATCCGCGCCGTACTCCGCCGCCGCGTCGTCCAGCAGCCGCAGGACGGCCAGGCGGGCTGCGTGCATCCCCGCGGTGTCCACGACGCGTCCGGCGGGGGCGGGGTCGCCCAGCAGGTACCACCCCCAGCCGCCGTTGGAAAGCGGAAGCGGCCCCTGCGGCACCACAGCCAGGAAGCGCCCGTCCAGCCGCTCCGCCAGCGGCAGCAGCGCGTGCGCGTCGCCGCCGTAGCCGTGCAGCACCACCAGCAGCGGCGGGCGGCCGTCACCGTCGATGGGAACGGTCGGCTGGCGGAGCAGATGCGGGAGCGCGGCGGGGACGTCCACGCGGCTCAGGCCCGGGGGCGGGCGCGGCGTTCGCGGGGGGTGCCGCGCACCGGCAGCACGGGTACGGCGGAGCGGTGGCGCACGCTGGCGTACATCGGGTCGCTCACGAAGTGGTGGCCGTGGGTGCTCATGCACCCGCCAGGGGTCTCCCGCCAGACATCACCCGCCCTGGTTCACCGTCACACAGGGCCTGGCCTCGCCGAGACGTCAATCCTCCTCGTCGGGGTGGCAGGCCATGTCGATGACGACGGTGCTGGCGAGGATGAGCACGTCGTCCTCGCCGGCGGCGATGTCCACGCCGTAGGTGTCGGTGAACGACAGCCACTCCTTGGAGACGCGCGCCACCTCTTCGCCGTGGCGGCGGAAGGTGTAGTCGTGGTCCGTGAAGCTGCCCTTGGCCTCCAGGTCGTCCGGCCCGGGCACGTCTACCGTGAAGGCGCAGCTGAAGAGCGTGAACAGCTCCTTGGTGACTTTGGCGGCCAGCTCGCCGTTCCGGAAGATCTCGTACGACGGCCCGAACGAGAGCAGCTTCTGGCGGATGAACGCGACCTCGTTGCCGCTCATGTCCTGGAACGAGAGCTGGTTACCCAGCGTGAAGATCTTGCTCTTCACCACGAACCGCTCGCGCCCGGCATCGTCGCGGATGGTGAAGTCGTCCTTGAACGAGAAGAGCTTCTGCCGCATGACGTAACGCATTCGTCTATCGCTCCGGATGGGTTGGGGAGTCGTTCGGTCGCGTGGGAGTACGGCGGTAGATCAGGCAGGGTTTCCACCGCGGCCGGTGCGACAGGATCGCAGAGATGACTCGGACGCCCGACTGTGTGTCGGCCCGTGTTTGCGCAGCGG is a window of Longimicrobiaceae bacterium DNA encoding:
- a CDS encoding alpha/beta hydrolase-fold protein — protein: MDVPAALPHLLRQPTVPIDGDGRPPLLVVLHGYGGDAHALLPLAERLDGRFLAVVPQGPLPLSNGGWGWYLLGDPAPAGRVVDTAGMHAARLAVLRLLDDAAAEYGADPARAYLCGHSQGAALALCVALTEPERLAGVVAMSGRVIPEVLPAAAAAHRVRGLPAMLAHGTRDPVVPAAHGRAARDHLERLGSRVTYREYDAEHSVPPEMVDGVNAWLGAELERLRR
- a CDS encoding LURP-one-related family protein, which produces MRYVMRQKLFSFKDDFTIRDDAGRERFVVKSKIFTLGNQLSFQDMSGNEVAFIRQKLLSFGPSYEIFRNGELAAKVTKELFTLFSCAFTVDVPGPDDLEAKGSFTDHDYTFRRHGEEVARVSKEWLSFTDTYGVDIAAGEDDVLILASTVVIDMACHPDEED